In one Fundulus heteroclitus isolate FHET01 chromosome 3, MU-UCD_Fhet_4.1, whole genome shotgun sequence genomic region, the following are encoded:
- the cabz01093075.1 gene encoding C-C chemokine receptor type 5 isoform X1 yields MNPPAVTAFTFTLSDMGSPGYSTTVPFIETSDISTEYYYDLPEGDFGMCVYTQYGAYFLPPLYAIFFVLGLLGNSLVIWVIACGVRLQSMTDVCLFNLAIADLLMVCSLPFLAHQARDQWLFGDGMCKLVLGVYHIAFYCGIFFICLMSIDRYLAIVHAVYALKARTRSFGIVAAAITWVAGFLASFPDVIFLKEQTSPNSSQFCYPEFPEKSNDEGPNNPHFWRVFGLFKMNILGLFVPVFILSFCYSQIVWRLMLSRSSKKQAIRLVVLVVAVFFCCWVPYNVASFFKALELLHIYTGCETSKAIRLALQITEAIAYSHSCLNPILYVFVGEKFRRQLVRLINRTPCSVCQVVKLYLPQSRRSSVYSQTTSVDERNTVV; encoded by the exons ATGAATCCCCCAGCTGTTACAGCTTTCACTTTTACTCTCTCTGATATGGGCTCACCTGG ctATAGTACTACTGTGCCCTTCATTGAGACCAGTGACATCAGCACCGAATACTACTATGACTTGCCAGAGGGGGACTTTGGAATGTGTGTTTATACGCAATACGGGGCCTACTTTCTCCCACCCCTCTACGCCATTTTCTTTGTCCTTGGCCTTCTTGGTAACTCATTAGTGATCTGGGTCATCGCTTGCGGGGTGAGACTCCAAAGCATGACTGATGTGTGCCTGTTCAACTTGGCCATCGCTGACCTACTCATGGTGTGCTCCCTTCCCTTCCTCGCCCACCAAGCAAGAGACCAGTGGCTGTTTGGCGATGGCATGTGCAAGTTGGTGCTGGGAGTTTACCACATCGCCTTTTACTGTGGGATTTTTTTCATCTGCCTGATGAGCATTGACCGCTACTTGGCCATAGTGCACGCAGTTTACGCCCTGAAAGCGCGGACACGCTCCTTTGGCATTGTGGCAGCTGCCATTACATGGGTGGCTGGCTTCTTGGCCTCTTTTCCGGATGTGATCTTCCTCAAAGAGCAAACAAGCCCCAACAGCTCTCAGTTCTGCTACCCAGAGTTTCCTGAAAAATCAAATGATGAGGGCCCTAACAACCCTCATTTCTGGAGAGTGTTCGGTCTCTTCAAAATGAACATTTTGGGTCTGTTTGTGCCAGTTTTCATCCTGAGCTTCTGCTACTCTCAGATTGTTTGGAGGTTGATGTTGAGCCGGTCCTCCAAGAAGCAGGCCATCCGCCTGGTCGTCCTGGTGGTGGCCGTTTTCTTCTGCTGCTGGGTTCCTTACAACGTGGCGTCCTTCTTCAAAGCGCTGGAACTTCTGCACATCTACACCGGATGCGAAACCAGCAAGGCCATCAGACTGGCTTTACAGATTACTGAAGCCATCGCGTACTCCCACAGCTGCCTCAATCCCATTCTGTACGTGTTCGTCGGGGAGAAGTTCAGGAGGCAACTGGTGAGGCTGATAAACAGAACCCCGTGCAGTGTGTGCCAGGTGGTCAAGTTGTACTTACCACAGAGCAGACGTAGCTCGGTGTACTCGCAAACTACCAGCGTGGACGAAAGGAACACTGTGGTATAA
- the cabz01093075.1 gene encoding C-C chemokine receptor type 5 isoform X2, with protein sequence MNSSDLFTPTGDDSYSTTVPFIETSDISTEYYYDLPEGDFGMCVYTQYGAYFLPPLYAIFFVLGLLGNSLVIWVIACGVRLQSMTDVCLFNLAIADLLMVCSLPFLAHQARDQWLFGDGMCKLVLGVYHIAFYCGIFFICLMSIDRYLAIVHAVYALKARTRSFGIVAAAITWVAGFLASFPDVIFLKEQTSPNSSQFCYPEFPEKSNDEGPNNPHFWRVFGLFKMNILGLFVPVFILSFCYSQIVWRLMLSRSSKKQAIRLVVLVVAVFFCCWVPYNVASFFKALELLHIYTGCETSKAIRLALQITEAIAYSHSCLNPILYVFVGEKFRRQLVRLINRTPCSVCQVVKLYLPQSRRSSVYSQTTSVDERNTVV encoded by the coding sequence ctATAGTACTACTGTGCCCTTCATTGAGACCAGTGACATCAGCACCGAATACTACTATGACTTGCCAGAGGGGGACTTTGGAATGTGTGTTTATACGCAATACGGGGCCTACTTTCTCCCACCCCTCTACGCCATTTTCTTTGTCCTTGGCCTTCTTGGTAACTCATTAGTGATCTGGGTCATCGCTTGCGGGGTGAGACTCCAAAGCATGACTGATGTGTGCCTGTTCAACTTGGCCATCGCTGACCTACTCATGGTGTGCTCCCTTCCCTTCCTCGCCCACCAAGCAAGAGACCAGTGGCTGTTTGGCGATGGCATGTGCAAGTTGGTGCTGGGAGTTTACCACATCGCCTTTTACTGTGGGATTTTTTTCATCTGCCTGATGAGCATTGACCGCTACTTGGCCATAGTGCACGCAGTTTACGCCCTGAAAGCGCGGACACGCTCCTTTGGCATTGTGGCAGCTGCCATTACATGGGTGGCTGGCTTCTTGGCCTCTTTTCCGGATGTGATCTTCCTCAAAGAGCAAACAAGCCCCAACAGCTCTCAGTTCTGCTACCCAGAGTTTCCTGAAAAATCAAATGATGAGGGCCCTAACAACCCTCATTTCTGGAGAGTGTTCGGTCTCTTCAAAATGAACATTTTGGGTCTGTTTGTGCCAGTTTTCATCCTGAGCTTCTGCTACTCTCAGATTGTTTGGAGGTTGATGTTGAGCCGGTCCTCCAAGAAGCAGGCCATCCGCCTGGTCGTCCTGGTGGTGGCCGTTTTCTTCTGCTGCTGGGTTCCTTACAACGTGGCGTCCTTCTTCAAAGCGCTGGAACTTCTGCACATCTACACCGGATGCGAAACCAGCAAGGCCATCAGACTGGCTTTACAGATTACTGAAGCCATCGCGTACTCCCACAGCTGCCTCAATCCCATTCTGTACGTGTTCGTCGGGGAGAAGTTCAGGAGGCAACTGGTGAGGCTGATAAACAGAACCCCGTGCAGTGTGTGCCAGGTGGTCAAGTTGTACTTACCACAGAGCAGACGTAGCTCGGTGTACTCGCAAACTACCAGCGTGGACGAAAGGAACACTGTGGTATAA
- the cabz01093075.1 gene encoding C-C chemokine receptor type 4 isoform X3, with product MCVYTQYGAYFLPPLYAIFFVLGLLGNSLVIWVIACGVRLQSMTDVCLFNLAIADLLMVCSLPFLAHQARDQWLFGDGMCKLVLGVYHIAFYCGIFFICLMSIDRYLAIVHAVYALKARTRSFGIVAAAITWVAGFLASFPDVIFLKEQTSPNSSQFCYPEFPEKSNDEGPNNPHFWRVFGLFKMNILGLFVPVFILSFCYSQIVWRLMLSRSSKKQAIRLVVLVVAVFFCCWVPYNVASFFKALELLHIYTGCETSKAIRLALQITEAIAYSHSCLNPILYVFVGEKFRRQLVRLINRTPCSVCQVVKLYLPQSRRSSVYSQTTSVDERNTVV from the coding sequence ATGTGTGTTTATACGCAATACGGGGCCTACTTTCTCCCACCCCTCTACGCCATTTTCTTTGTCCTTGGCCTTCTTGGTAACTCATTAGTGATCTGGGTCATCGCTTGCGGGGTGAGACTCCAAAGCATGACTGATGTGTGCCTGTTCAACTTGGCCATCGCTGACCTACTCATGGTGTGCTCCCTTCCCTTCCTCGCCCACCAAGCAAGAGACCAGTGGCTGTTTGGCGATGGCATGTGCAAGTTGGTGCTGGGAGTTTACCACATCGCCTTTTACTGTGGGATTTTTTTCATCTGCCTGATGAGCATTGACCGCTACTTGGCCATAGTGCACGCAGTTTACGCCCTGAAAGCGCGGACACGCTCCTTTGGCATTGTGGCAGCTGCCATTACATGGGTGGCTGGCTTCTTGGCCTCTTTTCCGGATGTGATCTTCCTCAAAGAGCAAACAAGCCCCAACAGCTCTCAGTTCTGCTACCCAGAGTTTCCTGAAAAATCAAATGATGAGGGCCCTAACAACCCTCATTTCTGGAGAGTGTTCGGTCTCTTCAAAATGAACATTTTGGGTCTGTTTGTGCCAGTTTTCATCCTGAGCTTCTGCTACTCTCAGATTGTTTGGAGGTTGATGTTGAGCCGGTCCTCCAAGAAGCAGGCCATCCGCCTGGTCGTCCTGGTGGTGGCCGTTTTCTTCTGCTGCTGGGTTCCTTACAACGTGGCGTCCTTCTTCAAAGCGCTGGAACTTCTGCACATCTACACCGGATGCGAAACCAGCAAGGCCATCAGACTGGCTTTACAGATTACTGAAGCCATCGCGTACTCCCACAGCTGCCTCAATCCCATTCTGTACGTGTTCGTCGGGGAGAAGTTCAGGAGGCAACTGGTGAGGCTGATAAACAGAACCCCGTGCAGTGTGTGCCAGGTGGTCAAGTTGTACTTACCACAGAGCAGACGTAGCTCGGTGTACTCGCAAACTACCAGCGTGGACGAAAGGAACACTGTGGTATAA